Part of the Ignavibacteria bacterium genome is shown below.
GAATCCTTCGGTGGAAAGTTAAGGAATCTCGATACTGTTTTACATGGGACTACAAAGAAAGTCTGTGTACTTGATGAAAACGATTATCTCTTCAAAGATTTACCAAAAGAATTTGATGCCGGCTTATATCATTCATGGATAGTTGATGAGAATGAAATTCCAGATTGTCTTCAAGTCTCTGCTAAATCTCAGGACGGGATCATAATGTCAATTTCACATAGAGAATACGATGTGAAAGGGATTCAATTTCATCCCGAATCAATTATGACTTCATTTGGAGAAAAGATTATTGAGAATTGGGCGAGGCATTAACTCTTATGTATATAAAATGAATTCCGTTTAAAATTGTATACTTTATTAGAGTAACTTAAATTTGATAATGTTAAATTTGCGGCAAAAATAGAATTCAAATGCCGACAATCTACGATAACATAGAAAACCAATTCGCTGAAGGATTGATTAATACTCTTGAAGTATCAAATCGATCTGATTTTTGTGTTGGCTATTTTAATCTACGCGGATGGAAACAAGTTGCAGATTATATTGACAAAATGAGTGGTGGAGAAAATAACCAGTGTCGTCTGTTAATCGGTATGCATATTCCACCACATGAAATGTTATACAGTTATCTATCTCAACTAAATGATGAGACCATCGATAACAAAAAGGCTAATCAAATTAAAAAAGAACTTGCACAACATTTTAAAGAACAATTAACTAAAGGTATACCCACGGAGATAGATGAAGTTGGTTTAAGAAAGCTTTCAAAGCAAGTTCTGGAAGGTAAGGTATGTGTAAAACTATTTTTAAAACATCCGTTACATGCAAAACTTTATTTATGTTTTCGAGACGATAAGTTAAGTCCTATTATTGGTTTTGTTGGAAGCAGTAATTTGACTTTTGCGGGGTTGCTAAAACAAGGAGAGCTTAATGTTGATGTTTTGGAACAAGATTCAGCATTAAAACTTTCAAAATGGTTCAATGAGCGTTGGAATGATAGGTGGTGCATTGATATTTCCAATGATCTAATTCAAACTATCCAAACAAGTTGGGCTGCAGATATACCTTATTCTCCTTACTATATTTATCTTAAAATAGCATATCATCTATCGCAAGAGGCTCGTGCTGGAATTAGCTCGTTCAAGATTCCAAAAATATTCAAAGATCAGCTCCTGGAATTCCAACAGAAGGCAGTTTTAATTGCTGCGCATCACTTAAACAAAAGAGAGGGCGTTTTAATCGGAGATGTTGTTGGTCTTGGTAAAACAATCATCGCTTGTGCTTTGGCTCGAATTTTTGAAGATGACTTTTACTTAGAAACATTAATTATTTGCCCTAAGAATTTAGTTAGAATGTGGGAGGAATATAAATATAAATATCAATTAAGGGCTCATATTCTTTCTTTATCAGTTGTACAA
Proteins encoded:
- a CDS encoding aminodeoxychorismate/anthranilate synthase component II, which encodes MKILILDNYDSFTYNLAQLVHKTGLCSFEVIKNDSILTEQVEAFDKIIFSPGPGLPKDFPIMHDIINRYKNSKPILGVCLGHQAVAESFGGKLRNLDTVLHGTTKKVCVLDENDYLFKDLPKEFDAGLYHSWIVDENEIPDCLQVSAKSQDGIIMSISHREYDVKGIQFHPESIMTSFGEKIIENWARH